GGTTTGCATGGATGGTGCTCCTTATCTTCGTAAGGTGGATTTGAAGATGTACAAGAGCTACCAAGAGCTGTCTAATTCCTTGGCCAAGATGTTCAGTTCCTTCACCATGGGTaagtttgaaaatatattattcaatCAAATTAACTCTTCGAcaacaaacccaaaacacaaaaaattaattacttaGCAAAACATgtacagaaaaagaaataatttaaaaataaataatacatGTTTAATTTGCTCCTTTAGAAACTGTAGAATTACCTTGATTTGGATCTTGAGTagcaattgtttttttttttaagtggaCATGATGAAATCGTTTGTTGGTATATGATCATTACAACCTATAACTTGTTAATTGTCacttcattattattatttaattaactctttaattaattaattatcatATTGGGATTGAATATTTGCAGGTTACTATGGGCCCCAAGGAATGatagatttcatgaatgagaGCAAGTTGATGGATCTACTAAACAGTTCTGAGTATGTGCCAACCTATGAGGATAAGGATGGCGATTGGATGCTCGTGGGTGATGTTCCGTGGGAGTAAGTTCTTCATCCCTTATTTctacaaaccctaaatcaaataataatcagaaaaacataagaagaagaaaaaaatcaagagcattaaaaaaatcctGCTACACTTATTTGACAAACTTATTTCACTTTGTATATGCAGGATGTTTGTTGATTCATGCAAGCGCCTGCGAATAATGAAAGGATCAGAAGCAATTGGACTTGGTATGTGCCCACATAAAATTACTACTAAAATTCTCAATATAAGTTGCCAAGATTTGTTGGCTTTGTGACATAACTAAAGGTCATCAGGTCTTCGGTTCAAAATACCATGGCACCATACTACCAGAAAATTTAACTCTATTAATCTATATATTActaatgatatttttgtttcgATTATTTTCAGCTCCAAGGGCTATGGAGAAATGCAAAAACAGGAGCTGAGCTCGATCAGTGGGTCTAGTATTTTAAGCGCACGCTGTGTCCAAGAGATGGAGCAGGGTGTGTTTCTCTGAATGTGTCTGTATTTTTATGCGATGGTATATAGATAGTAAAGATGCTGGACATTTGTAATGGACAAGAAGCAATAAACTTAACCTAGTGTCTGCCTTGTTTATTGCTATTGGATTTCTTTATAATTACCcccattattttttattgttggccTTGTTGTCATAGTTGTTGTGTGTTTTATTCCTTCAAATTAATGCTACTTTTTTTCCCCTCGAAAAGAttcttcattcattttctgatCAATTTCCTTTTGATGTATCCAAtaatttattgcatttttgtAATAATTTTCCTGAGGAAGGTACTAATAGATTGATGAGGCAAGTGAGCGAAGGGAACAAGGCCATGTGCATGTTGATGGGGCTTTCGTTTATGGCCATTTATTTATATTccatttgtttataaattcaTGATAATCAAATATCTGTATCTGACTGGTGAATGTAGGCTGTGTTAAGTGAACGTGGTTTGAGTTCTATAATGGGATATGGTAGTTAGGATGGGGGAATGAGGTTTTCTCGCACACATTACCAAGGTGTTATGGAAATTCGTATCTTAAAACTACTGGTTTGCAAAATAATGCATTTTTTCATTGAGTCAGACTATGTTGACAGAActcttgtttattttaattgaaatagtcTAATTTAATTTGACTCACCAAACGtgatagtatatatatatttattaatttataacCATGATTGAATTTTATGGGATCACTAACATTTGATTTAGGCCAATAATTTTGTAGCACTTATCTTTTCAAGATAAATCAAATCACTAGTCTAtgggctctctctctctttctcttccacCATATATGGATTTCTTGGATCTGACATTGTAGCAGCCCCATGTCATATATCTTTTATTGGAAAACAATTATTTTTGACAGGTTGGTACTatagtttgataaaataactAGAACCGAATGATCGCGGAAGGCTACAAAACCACTCTTTTTTAAAGTTTACAAATGAAAGCTTAAGCACCGATTTGGTTTTAGAAAAGTTGATTGAATTGAAAACCATTCTTTTCCGGACTAAAAGAAGTTTGCTATAATTAGCGTAACAAGTTCATGCACATGCCATATATATTcgatggaaaaaaaattagagctGAAAAGATGATAGGTTGAGTTGTTGGGGCATCGATCAAATGGGTTGGTTAGAGAGGAAAGACAATGTATAGTGACTATATTATTCTAATCTTTTACCTAACTATAATCATATTCAGGGAGGAACCACCTTAGCCCAATCGGGGGCACTTGCCCCCTTCCCAAAGTGATCCCCCAACACATTTCTTACATGATTATCTGTTTGGTGAGATTCTTATATAGGTTTTTGTATACCTGATTTCTTACATGATTAtctattaatattttataaagaATTTATACTTTAAGTGGTTAAGAACATTTACTTTTGCACATGAGGTCCTATGTTTGATTCCTCCCTTTCCCAATAATATTActtgtataaaatatatatatatagatatatgttgatatttttaaattaatctttcttaaaactttgttttcgGTTCTTCATTTATTAGTTCACGAATTAAAAGCTATATTATTGTTAGCTCTTTCTATGTTTTGAATAAGGGAGAATTTTAGCCCTATTTGGTAGGCTGGACATGAATCATAGCCATTGTTTGGTGGGCTTAAAGTGTGTCTAGGACTAGATATGAGCCTTAGATCCAAGTCCCAAATAATTGGGGCTTAGAAACCCAACTCCAGACGTGGGTTTCGAAGCCAGAGAGCATGCCTCCACccatctctcttcttctctctcttctctcgcttctttgttctctcttcttcttcttctctctctcttcccctcttctcttctcctcttctctcGTAGCCAGGGCCGGCCCTTGGTCAGGGCAACTAGGGCCATCGCCCGGGGCCCACAATTGATTGGGGCACACAAAAATTTTTtagtctatatatatatatgcatatgcaaaaaaaaaaaaaaaaaaaaaaactaaaagttgAAGGGCATATGTGATATTAGTTAAGAGTTTTACTTGGTATTGTAAAACAATAATACAAAAAGGATGCCAACAGATctagaagaaaacaaagtcaACGTCCTTATTGTTTTCCCAAGAAGCAAAACCTCTCTGTCTGCAGTTTGGCTTGAAATCgatttttatttctaattcTCTCTGGAACTAAGTGTGGAAGGAAGGAACAAAGCTATACTTTGAGTTGGAAGCTGATTATTCTCTCCGAAATTGAGAGCACCAACACCAGAGCACAGCATACAGGACCCAAAATACAGGTTTTattgttctttctttgtcttcatttaattagttttactTTTATTGTTCTTGATTGCTTGTGTGtttatgataaattttttaaaatgttttctaAAAAGCAACTTTCTGGAAatctcaaaagacaaaaaaagaaaaaggaagaagaaattgctcAAAACCTAAGAGgatctttaaataaatatttcctTAAAAATAGTGAGGCACCAAATTTAGCTGAAGAACATAATGAAAATGACATAAATGAAAAGGAGaacgaaaatgaaaatgaaattgaaactaattTGAACCGTGAAGTACCAAATTTAGCTGAAGAAcataatgaaaatgagaacacaaatgaaaatgaaaatgaaactaaTTTGAACATTTATGATCCAAGAGTCTGGGATAATCTTGATCTAAAAATGAGGGATTTACTTTTAGAAAATGGTCCTATAAGAGAAAATAATCACAAATTCCCTATTGATGAACAATGCAGAcatttttcttcacatttttATCTTCGAACATTACCAAATGGGGAGACTCATGATAGAAAATGGTTAGTGTACTCAAAGGAGTTGGATAAAGtgttttgtttctgttgtAAGCTGTTTAAAACAATGCATGCTAGAAGTCAGTTAGCAAGTGAAGGACTAGCTATATTATGCATTGAAAGAGATATGTTGGAAAACATTAAATATGATAGtataattgatgattttgcttCTAAAACTGCAACAAGAAGACATTTTAAGTGATCTTTTGTGATTAGGATTTCAttgctatttttattttgtaggtGCATATGAAGGTGAAGCATAGGGACATGCAAgttaatttgttgttgattGTAATGTTTTCAATCgggtactctttttccttcgcttGAGGCCCAAAGTTTTCTATATTATTGGTTGTAAActcttataattttaataaaatttattatttgataaaaaattgtaattatatttatttatttgtttataaagGGCACATTCTTGAACTTTGGCCCTAGGCCTTAAATCACCCAGGGCCGGCCCTGCTCGTAGCTCatatcctctctctcttcccctctGCCATATCTAGACCTCAGATCTTGGACGAAAGGCATATGGtggaagaaaaaattggtGAAAGGCAGATTCataatttcttcctctttatttatatatttttttaatattgcaatttttgtagattttttttttctttccttctttgagATATGAAGGGAGGTAGCTGAGAAGAAGAAGTCTGAAGATGACGACTtatattcattttgttttggttggatTGAAAATCgattttgttgtaattaatttgaaaatgcgaatattttaaaaaaaataaaaaatggcaTACTAATCTCAACTTTGGTGTTGTATTGCACCAACAACTTCTTAAAATCTAGTCATATCCCAACCAATCCAGTGTAATGTAGAAAGGGTCAATATCATCCGAAGGATAACTATAAAATGGCtcccaatttttttccttgttattttttcttctctctttatcTCACCCTAAACCCTTTTCTTCCATCCCTTAACTTGTTAGTACGAATGAGAGTATTAGAATACAAAtatgaaagtaaaaaaaaaagagaagaaatcctaaaataattttgcaaTAAGTTAAAAACTACTTTAAATTTCCACAGAAAAAAATAGCTTGAGTTATCTAAGGTGCCCCACTTACCAATAATTTATGGCTGACCCAGTGCTTAGGGTTAGACCTATAAATGGATCGGATTTAGATATACCTCAATTCAAATTCGAATTCATTTATAATTGAATTATCAAATTCGGATTATCGGATTGCACCTATCATTCCATATTATTTATGAATCGAATTCAGATTGGATTATTAGCTGATTTATTTTGAGAtgtacaaaaaataaaaatttcattagtagccttgttcttttattgtatttatttacttttatatcaaattttgatattttatcataaaaattagttttaagTGTATTCTTAGTgcaaataaaactaaaattactCATTTCtacatataaaatattaatataaagcATAGAAAAACTAATAAATTATACTTCATAATAAGTCAGATCAGATTATTATTAGATCGGATAAACTATAATCCATATTCGAATCCATTTGTAATCAAACTACCAGATTCGGATTATCGAATTGAAAAGTCCAATACATCTCCTATTAATTACACCGAATTCAGAGTATCGATAGTTTTCGCAATAGGTAAATGATCAACTCATAACCTATATATACTACTCTAATTCAGAAGTACCATAAAGTTGGCTCCACCTTCGTCCCCGTCATATCTTATGTACTTAAAATGATTGGAGTATTGCAAACGCGTGTTAGGCCAGTTATTTATGGGGTGAACCCGGACTCTTGCACCCAAGTTCGAATCCTCTTCCTAAAAAATTAGATTGAATTAGAATAGTTTAGACTATggcttgtataaaataaaaaataaataaaaaataaataaaaaagatgataATATTAACATTTCATTTACATACTTCAACAAACAAAGGGCATGGCCCTATTGGGTAATGGCCTTGTCCAAACCCAGTATTAGAACAAGCCAACCCAACTCAAGAAGAGTTCGATCTGGGATTTACTTTTGAGCCCAGTCTTGACCCAATATTATTCCTCTCCCATGACCCCCATCCTATTTTTTGTAACAAACAAACCAGTGCAGCCCTCATTGTAGCCGGTAATTCTCTCAAAACCAATCCCTATATATTGTCCTCCGTTTATCAACAAGGAAAGAGCATGTTCATCTTTCAGCTGATCATGCCGACGAGGAGTTTAGTTAAACAATATTTAGGAGCAAGCTCGATCAATCACCTGTAAATAAGAAGCTCACTAAAGTGCTTAACATCACTCGACATATACCCTCGAAATCTTGAAACTTGTTAATTTTAACTTGATCATTACTTAGCTAGCTAATCAAATATTcaacaagatgaagatgatgaaagtTGTCCCTGTGATGTTAGAAGAAATAACAATTTTAAAGATCTCCAAAAGTTTTACATCTTCAGAATAGTAATTTAACCTTGTTCAATTACATCCACAATGAAACAGAGCATTCCCTAATACAAACCTTGCCCAATTATATATCTAATAATACTACAAAAAATGCCCAGACATAAGCACTTTGAGAATATAAAGCAAAACCTTCTCATTTCACTGTATTTGATTTGCAGGCTGTGAAAAGAAATCTTTGGCATTGCGTGCTACCTCTGCTTCAAGTATTGCTTCCAACACAATGTCTGATCCTTCAACATTCTCTGCCATCAGAACCATGGGTTATTTATTTGGACAAATAAATCTCAGATGTAAAGCTCAACTACTTGCAAAAtctattaagaaaaagaatggcATGTTCAACTTATAGGTTGAAACAACTTCTTATAGCTGTGTGCTTGTCAAACAAAGGATCTTGCATAAAGAATTTAATGTGCAAATTTTACATGCTTGTAATCAAGGAGAAGGTACGTACAGTAAAAGTTCAGGATTATTTCTATGGCATGTGTTTAACCCTACAGCCCACTTATTGTGACCTCGCAATCCCAAATACACCCACCACAACCAACCAAAATCAATTCCATGGAGTAATCATACACATTTTGGCCATGAGCATGAGTGACATCTTTGCTGGCCAACCATACAAGGGCATAAGTAAGACAATTATTCATAGAAACTAAAGGATTTGCAGCACACACCGTGATGACTTCTATtattgaagataatctggaCAATGTAGAAAAGTATATAgtttagaaacaaaaatttcaaaatttgttgTTTCTAAAGATATTAGAAAGGGAATTTCCATTCCAGACTGCTCCCTGTGGTGTGTGTTCAGATTAGAACCACAAGTCATCGATATCATAAATTTGAAGTGTCATAATTCAGAAGACTATTACCCTTGCGATTTGGTAGCATCCCAGTGCTTTCAGCTGAAACTGGGAGAACAGCAAAAAGACCACCTTCATCACTAAGGTTCTCTTTCTCTGCACTTCTCTTCAAAGAGCCAGTCTTCACGGCATCGGATTCAGCCAATCTTTCATAAGCAGTTGCTTGGCTATGCAAATTAACTGACTCGGGGGTTCTATCCTGCCAATGATACATAAAGCAATGTAACATTATGCAAAGTGGGCTATTTATAACAAGacattataatattaaaacCTTCAGCACAGTACTTGTTGACATCAGCTCTTCCTCGGGCTTCTCAAGTGACCCGTTGGACCCTAACAAGAAAACACATAAACTGGCAATCATTTGAGAAGCAAAAACATTACTTGGCAACAATGCATGGCTGCTAAGAATAGTGCCATTACCTTTAGGAGCCAGGTCTTGAGGATTGTCCATCAGCTTCCTAGTCAGAGGACCAGGATTCATAAGTGATATGCTTCGAATTTCATATCGAATCGACTCTAATTGTGCCAGTGCATCTTGAAGTTCTTTATGAACCTAAAAGATCATGCAATGGACATAAATTATTTAACACCAATGGCCTTTTGGTTCAATGGCATGTTAGCTGATGACAGTTATCAATTTGTCAATCttttaattcatttataaCGAGTTCtagtttttagaaaaaagTACCTGGCGAGCTTGAGATTGCTGCATAACATTTTCGAATTGGCCACGAGCTAACTGAACATAACCGATTGCCCGACCCGCTAGCCGCCCTGCTGTTCTAGCAATTCTAGGCAAATCCTTTGGTCCTGCAAGCAACCCATTACACACCGAACCAACTTCACATTTTCAGTTTCTGTCTCCAATAAAATTACCCAATGATTAAACCCACGATCTCAGATAACCCAGAAAGACTTTGACTTCCCTAAAGCAAAATCAGaaccaaatttgaaaatgaagatgcTTTAGAGCCCAACTTTCTCACATGAGCCGATACAACATGCAAGagaattcagaaaaaaaaaacgtttGAGAGTCTATAAAGCAGATTTCTTTTGAATTGACAAATaaaagtagagagagagagagagtaccgACAAGAGCAGCCGTGGCTCCGATCAAGAGGAAGAGCTCTCCGTACGAAATACCCAACATTTTGGGCCTTGGACTTGACCAGGAGTGAGCTTAGGCTTTTGTTGGCGCTTTCATAAAGAACCGTTTtgctcttttcctttttctttatttttttttattttattaggcaaatttttttttttttaacaaagagatatacttttttgtttttatagaaaaatgaaacaaacgaAATGGTAAGTTCTTGAGGTAATTTTCTGACTGCATACTATGGTGATGTATATTTGCTTGAGGAACCAAAGTGGTCGCTAAATATGGTTAAAATAGTTATATTTTAACTATTATAGCGGCCAACGGAATTTAACTAAATGGAAATGATCTAAAGTTCGAATCCCACACTTTGAAGAGAAAGCCTGCTCCACCAATATCACTGgtatcaaaatataaaaaaacaaactatTATTGCCAATTGTTAATTAGCATATTAATTACCACATTACTTTCCATAACAGAATTAGTGGCAGTGCATGGGTGGCTGCATAAGTGGAGCCCAAACCCAATTAAATATGGGTTTTGGGCCTTTCAATTGAAAGTTTTGTATAAGCTTTGGATTGGGACTCCTTGGCCGTTGGACTCTGGCTCATTCgctgtattttgttttgttcttgtaAGTTTCATGTCTACATCATTAAAGATAAAGAGCATCTTTCACATGATTTCGTCTGGGTAAATGACAACCTCCGTAATATTTCCTTCTATGGCAATAGTCCTACAACAGAAGGATTTTGGACAAAGGAAGATTGGTGGGGACTTTAGTAAAGGTCAGGGTCAATCCATACaggagaaggagagaaggGTCCATGTGATACTCCAACCCCTCAATGTCACACTCAACAAGTCCTCAAGCTCTTCAATGTCGATGTAAAAGGAGCTTCTATGCGAAACCGAATCTTTTTAATACAAAGGGTATTTAACCCATTAcggttgttttttattttatatttttaatacaagcgatagtctaaattacaagAAGGAGagagtttctcacacacaaacAATCAAGTTGCAATGagggttcgaacttgagaccatTAGTGTACAAGTCAATACTCTTTTTCACTGAATTAAACATTTTTGTCCATTACAGTGCTTTTGTTTATACACACAAAAATGTTACGAACCCATCATATTAAATATGTCTATTTTCCCACGGTGTACGGTGGCACAACCAATCGTAAGTGTAAATAGTGCACGTAGGCCTCTTTATTTGTTAATGTTTGGTGGAATAggtgaaaatggagaaataaGAAAGCTTTTGAATTGAACCATCCTCTAACCATAGCCACTTGTTCCTTGCTATGTAAGCATGAACCATACGATACGAAAGCAAGACAAGCAAAAAAGGACATAGTAAATGTTTTGGTTGGTTAGCTTACGTTTGATAAAGggccaacaaaaataataccTAATCCCATGGACTGGAAAAGGTTcgttagaaaaacaaaagacttGGGGACGGCTTATACACCCAAATAGACAAGTTTGTTGTCTTTTTTGGAACACTATGTGATCAGAAAACCAAATGCATGCCCTCTTAAAAAGGGCTTGATGTCATTTATGACTACCAAATCTTATGTGACGAaacattttgttttgtctttttagGCTGCAAAGATGcgtttaaaattatttttgtaaaatttaataaattattgtataatattaaaatacaGTCATGTGATATAATTGATTCGTATCATCGAGACGATGACGAGAATTTGAATACGGTTTGTATGATCAGTCAACCGTCAAAGGGTGGTTTCGTCCGAGAACGGAGTCCTACCCCAGAAGAATAGATCCGCAGGTTCAGAAATCCTGTGGTCCAAGCAGCCCCACTCTCTCTTCTTGTTTACTTTTTGAGAAACCTTTTCTTGCGTGTCAAGTCCCCAATTCACCCCTAACAAACCGCACCATATGAACCCTAAACATAAACGCAACCCACAGCCCAAACTCCTTTTTATCTCCCAACAAACACAACCGCCCCAATACAAATCCCTAATAATCCAATCCCCAAAATTAACAATCACACAAAAACGAAAAtactaataaaatattgaataaACATAAACAACTCACCGCCCCTGGCTTTTCTCACGCCAAGTTCTTCACTTCCCATTAAAATTCTCAATGATACACACTAAATTGTATTATAATTGAGATTAGGAgttgttggttttgttgaaaattgagAGTGAGGGATGTGAGTGAGATTGGGTTTCGGGGATGGTCAGATATGGCTCGGGACGGGGAAGTGGTGCCGGTGGACCCACAAGCGGTGGTGGCCGTGAAGAAGAAGTCGTCTCGGAGTTGGGTTTTGCTGGACTGTACGGGAAAAGCTACAGTCTTGGACGTGGACAAGTATGCCATCATGCACAGAGTTCACATTCACGCTCGCGATCTTCGCATTGTCGATCCTTTGCTCTCTTACCCTTCCACCATTCTCGGCCGCGACAGGGCTATAGTTCTCAATTTGGAGGTGCTCTcgtcttttcaattttcaattttgttgttttggtttttgaaagttttttggctgttgtgtttttgttgttgctgtcAATTGAATTGGGTTTGTTTGTATCTGGGTTCGCAGCATATTAAAGCAATAATCACTGCCGAAGAGGttagcctctctctctctctctctttctctaaataaattcgttttcttcttctgctgaattgattttgttttgggttttttgagGGGTCAGAGAACTGAATAGTGAtcagtatttattttttatttttttattttgttgcgTAGTTAAAGATTGCTGATTTAAGAGACGAAGTAGTACATGTATTTTAAGAGACCAGTACATAATGGTCAACCCGGGtattaattggtttttttctttttttttttggggtgagGGGAGGGAATTAAGCGAGAGGAGCAACTAAATAGAT
The window above is part of the Prunus dulcis chromosome 1, ALMONDv2, whole genome shotgun sequence genome. Proteins encoded here:
- the LOC117616667 gene encoding sec-independent protein translocase protein TatB, whose product is MLGISYGELFLLIGATAALVGPKDLPRIARTAGRLAGRAIGYVQLARGQFENVMQQSQARQVHKELQDALAQLESIRYEIRSISLMNPGPLTRKLMDNPQDLAPKGSNGSLEKPEEELMSTSTVLKDRTPESVNLHSQATAYERLAESDAVKTGSLKRSAEKENLSDEGGLFAVLPVSAESTGMLPNRKENVEGSDIVLEAILEAEVARNAKDFFSQPANQIQ